In Saccharomyces eubayanus strain FM1318 chromosome XIII, whole genome shotgun sequence, one DNA window encodes the following:
- the ADE17 gene encoding bifunctional phosphoribosylaminoimidazolecarboxamide formyltransferase/IMP cyclohydrolase ADE17 codes for MANYTKTAILSVYDKTGLLDLARGLIEKNVRILASGGTARMIRDAGFPIEDVSAITHAPEMLGGRVKTLHPAVHGGILARNIDSDEKDLKEQHIEKVDFVVCNLYPFKETVAKVGVTIPEAVEEIDIGGVTLLRAAAKNHTRVTILSDPKDYSEFLGELSNNGEISQDLKNRLALKAFEHTADYDAAISDFFRKQYSEGQAQITLRYGANPHQKPAQAYVSEQDSLPFKVLCGSPGYINLLDALNSWPLVKELSASLNLPAAASFKHVSPAGAAVGIPLSDVEKQVYFVADIENLSPLACAYARARGADRMSSFGDWIALSNIVDVPTAKIISREVSDGVIAPGYEPEALAILSKKKGGKYCVLQIDPNYVPGSVERRQVYGVTLEQKRNDAIINQSTFKEIVSQNKNLTEQAVIDLTVATIALKYTQSNSVCYARNGMVVGLGAGQQSRIHCTRLAGEKADNWWFRQHPRVLEIKWAKGVKRPEKSNAIDLFVTGQIPTEEPEKSEYESKFEELPKPFTPEERKDWSSKLTNVSLSSDAFFPFPDNVYRAVKSGVKYIAAPSGSVMDKVVFSAADSFDLVYVENPIRLFHH; via the coding sequence atGGCCAACTACACAAAAACTGCAATCCTATCAGTCTACGACAAGACAGGTCTACTTGATTTGGCCAGAGGTCTAATCGAAAAGAACGTTCGTATCCTCGCTTCTGGTGGAACTGCTCGTATGATTCGTGATGCAGGCTTCCCCATTGAAGACGTGTCCGCTATCACACACGCCCCAGAAATGTTGGGCGGTAGAGTGAAGACTTTGCATCCAGCCGTTCACGGTGGTATCCTTGCCAGAAACATCGATAGCGATGAGAAAGACTTAAAGGAACAACACATCGAAAAAGTCGACTTCGTTGTCTGTAACTTGTATCCTTTCAAGGAAACTGTTGCCAAGGTGGGTGTGACTATTCCCGAAGCTGTCGAGGAAATTGACATTGGTGGTGTCACTCTATTAAGAGCTGCGGCCAAGAACCACACTAGAGTCACTATATTATCCGATCCAAAGGACTACTCCGAATTTCTGGGTGAGCTATCCAACAACGGTGAAATTTCCCAAGACTTGAAGAACAGACTAGCTTTGAAAGCTTTCGAACACACAGCTGATTACGATGCAGCAatttctgattttttcagaaagcAATACTCTGAAGGGCAAGCCCAGATCACTTTACGTTACGGTGCCAACCCACATCAAAAGCCAGCTCAAGCCTACGTCAGCGAACAAGATAGCTTGCCTTTCAAAGTGCTATGTGGCTCCCCAGGATACATTAATTTGTTAGATGCTCTAAACTCATGGCCATTAGTCAAAGAGTTATCTGCTTCGTTGAATTTGCCAGCTGCAGCCTCTTTCAAGCACGTTTCACCAGCTGGTGCCGCCGTAGGTATCCCATTGTCTGATGTGGAAAAGCAAGTTTATTTTGTCGCTgacattgaaaatttgtctCCATTGGCATGTGCCTACGCAAGAGCTCGTGGTGCTGATAGAATGTCTTCATTCGGTGACTGGATCGCTCTTTCCAATATAGTTGATGTACCAACCGCCAAGATTATCTCAAGGGAGGTCTCCGACGGTGTCATTGCCCCTGGTTATGAACCTGAAGCTTTAGCCATTTTGTCCAAGAAGAAGGGTGGTAAGTACTGTGTTCTACAGATCGATCCAAACTATGTTCCAGGCTCTGTCGAAAGGAGACAAGTATACGGTGTTACTTTggaacaaaagagaaatgaCGCTATAATCAATCAATCtactttcaaagaaattgtttcccaaaacaaaaacctAACCGAGCAGGCGGTAATTGACTTGACAGTTGCTACCATCGCTTTGAAATATACTCAATCCAACTCAGTATGTTACGCAAGAAATGGTATGGTTGTCGGATTGGGTGCTGGTCAACAATCCAGAATCCACTGTACAAGATTGGCTGGTGAGAAGGCCGATAATTGGTGGTTCAGACAACATCCAAGAGTTTTGGAAATCAAATGGGCTAAAGGTGTGAAAAGAccagaaaaatcaaacgCTATTGATTTATTCGTAACTGGTCAGATTCCAACTGAAGAACCAGAAAAATCTGAATATGAATCTAAGTTTGAAGAACTTCCAAAACCATTTACtccagaagaaagaaaagattggTCGAGTAAATTAACCAATGTATCGCTATCCTCAGATGCGTTTTTCCCATTCCCTGATAACGTTTACAGAGCCGTCAAATCTGGTGTCAAATACATTGCTGCTCCATCTGGCTCAGTCATGGACAAAGTCGTCTTTTCAGCTGCCGATTCATTTGATTTGGTTTACGTTGAAAATCCAATTCGTTTGTTCCACCACTAG
- the RPL15B gene encoding 60S ribosomal protein eL15, giving the protein MGAYKYLEELQRKKQSDVLRFLQRVRVWEYRQKNVIHRAARPTRPDKARRLGYKAKQGFVIYRVRVRRGNRKRPVPKGATYGKPTNQGVNELKYQRSLRATAEERVGRRAANLRVLNSYWVNQDSTYKYFEVILVDPQHKAIRRDARYNWICNPVHKHREARGLTATGKKSRGINKGHRFNNTKAGRRKTWKKHNTLSLWRYRK; this is encoded by the coding sequence ATGGGTGCCTACAAGTATTTAGAAGAGctgcaaagaaagaagcaatCCGATGTTTTGAGATTCTTGCAAAGAGTCAGAGTCTGGGAATACAGACAAAAGAACGTCATTCACAGAGCCGCTAGACCAACTAGACCAGACAAAGCTAGAAGACTAGGTTACAAGGCCAAGCAAGGTTTCGTGATTTACCGTGTCAGGGTTAGACGTGGTAACAGAAAGAGACCTGTTCCAAAAGGTGCCACCTACGGTAAGCCAACTAACCAAGGTGTCAACGAATTGAAATACCAAAGATCCTTGAGAGCTACCGCTGAAGAAAGAGTCGGCCGTCGTGCCGCTAACTTGAGAGTCTTGAACTCTTACTGGGTTAACCAAGATTCTACTTACAAGTACTTCGAAGTTATCTTGGTCGACCCTCAACACAAGGCTATCAGAAGAGATGCCCGTTACAACTGGATCTGTAACCCAGTTCACAAACACCGTGAAGCCAGAGGTTTGACTGCCACTGGTAAGAAATCCAGAGGTATCAACAAGGGTCACAGATTCAACAACACCAAGGCCGGTAGAAGAAAGACCTGGAAGAAGCATAACACTTTGTCCCTATGGAGATacagaaaataa
- the NCW1 gene encoding Ncw1p: MASSSSVSSSSVQTNSALVNNSAVAASSVSASASASANSSGNSTTSSKNAAPGMVANPVSWKYGAVMAAIAAGSFVLGAGI; encoded by the coding sequence atggcCAGCTCTTCATCCgtttcctcttcctctgtCCAGACCAACAGTGCTCTAGTCAACAACAGTGCCGTAGCTGCCTCTTCTGTCTCTGCCAGTGCTAGTGCCAGCGCCAACTCCTCCGGTAACAGCACTACCTCTTCCAAGAACGCCGCCCCAGGTATGGTTGCCAACCCAGTCTCCTGGAAGTACGGTGCCGTCATGGCTGCCATCGCCGCCGGCTCTTTCGTCCTAGGTGCCGGTATCTAA
- the PKR1 gene encoding Pkr1p produces MKQRSFIARFRKLQARYIETPLRMASFFVKLWESVFEPGTTPQLVIATHASFVALLLTLMWLIYATHGNIHFYVLFGISLLLWITVIWFISELSLVKLKDNDELDKVANEKNETEATNDTDNKQESGNTTGSSRPAQTHSRSRKA; encoded by the coding sequence ATGAAACAAAGATCTTTCATAGCTCGGTTCAGAAAACTGCAAGCAAGGTACATTGAAACACCGTTGAGAATGGCTAGTTTTTTCGTCAAGTTATGGGAGAGTGTGTTTGAACCAGGGACCACCCCACAGTTGGTCATCGCCACACACGCTTCTTTCGTTGCATTGCTGTTGACCTTGATGTGGCTTATTTACGCCACGCACGGCAACATCCACTTCTACGTTCTGTTCGGCATTTCTCTTTTGCTCTGGATCACTGTTATCTGGTTCATTAGCGAACTATCCTTGGTCAAGTTGAAAGATAACGATGAACTGGATAAAGTTGCCAACGAAAAGAACGAAACCGAAGCAACGAACGACACTGATAACAAGCAAGAAAGCGGGAACACCACTGGCAGTTCCAGACCCGCTCAAACGCATTCCAGGTCGAGAAAGGCATAG